In a single window of the Nicotiana tomentosiformis chromosome 8, ASM39032v3, whole genome shotgun sequence genome:
- the LOC138898007 gene encoding uncharacterized protein: MANFKVPQQASWMLRKIIEARSIIKDDMNITRKGQSVIRRIYLQLIDNPTRVNWKCLMFKNEARPKATFTMWLHLQDRLLTGERLSKWGILVDAGCAFCQERVESRSHLLCECDFARNIWCRVMIWLQRQRYTAKSCDQHLKWAIQNGKGRSQEAKMFKLVYAKTVHAIWLERNQRILEKESKEGERLAREIAYICNIRASKDIRKLLQLCIF, translated from the coding sequence ATGGCCAACTTTAAGGTGCCACAACAAGCAAGTTGGATGTTAAGAAAAATCATTGAAGCAAGGAGTATAATAAAGGATGACATGAATATCACTAGAAAAGGGCAAAGTGTGATAAGAAGAATCTATTTGCAGCTTATTGATAATCCCACTAGGGTGAACTGGAAGTGTCTTATGTTCAAAAATGAAGCAAGACCTAAAGCCACATTCACAATGTGGCTCCACTTACAAGATAGACTTCTCACTGGTGAAAGACTATCTAAATGGGGTATACTAGTTGATGCAGGGTGTGCTTTCTGTCAAGAACGAGTTGAATCTAGAAGCCACCTCTTATGTGAATGTGATTTTGCAAGGAACATATGGTGCAGAGTAATGATTTGGCTTCAAAGACAGAGATACACGGCTAAAAGTTGTGATCAACATCTAAAGTGGGCAATCCAGAATGGCAAAGGTAGGTCACAAGAAGCTAAGATGTTCAAACTCGTATATGCAAAAACTGTTCATGCTATTTGGTTGGAAAGGAACCAGAGGATATTGGAAAAGGAATCCAAAGAAGGAGAAAGGTTAGCAAGAGAAATTGCCTATATCTGCAATATTAGAGCCTCGAAAGACATAAGAAAACTTCTCCAACTTTGTATTTTCTGA
- the LOC138898008 gene encoding uncharacterized protein, translating to MPPYLKIYDGTTDPEDHVTHYVTAIKGNDLAKEQVSSILLKKFGETLTGEALTRYSQLPARSIETFEEMVDKFVMAHARAKKAEARVNDIFSIKQSPGEGLRDFLTRFKRVRMTLQNVLEGMVVATFPNGMNRNGSRETRKLLSQLMKYHPTTWDEIHNASCAEVCAGEDDLNGPIHRLTSVQVEPRKDRRNDARRDLAAPRSNRERHQSYVRSATMPPSRHEEGLSRPRTGTHRNERGMPPLLSTHNFYVSPSEIVYALEKLRPKVKWP from the coding sequence ATGCCGCCTTATCTGAAAATATATGACGGTACGACCGACCCCGAAGATCATGTAACTCACTATGTCACCGCGATAAAGGGAAATgatctcgccaaagaacaagtctcctccatcttgttgaaaaagttcggcgaGACCCTTACCGGAGAAGCATTAACTCGGTATTCACAGCTGCCCGCGCGCTCCATTGAAACATTCGAAGAGATGGTCGACAAATTCGTAATGGCCCATGCTAGGGCTAAAAAGGCGGAGGCAAGAGTGAACGATATATTTTCCATCAAACAATCACCCggagagggattgagggacttcctcACTCGATTCAAAAGAGTAAGGATGACCTTACAGAATGTATTAGAAGGAATGGTTGTAGCAACTTTCCCGAACGGGATGAACAGGAATGGATCAAGGGAGACCAGAAAACTATTAAGTCAGCTTATGAAATATCatccaaccacttgggatgaaatacacaacgcCTCCTGTGCCGAGGTCTGTGCTGGCGAAGATGACCTAAATGGGCCAATCCATCGATTGACCTCGGTACAAGTTGAACCCAGGAAGGATCGAAGAAATGATGCCAGGAGAGATCTTGCAGCTCCACGATCCAACAGAGAAAGGCATCAGTCATATGTCAGAAGTGCCACCATGCCCCCCTCCCGCCACGAAGAGGGCCTATCTAGGCCAAggacagggactcaccggaacgagagaggtatgcccccATTACTATCCACTCACAATTTTTATGTGTCACCCTCAGAAATAGTCTACGCATTGGAGAAGCTCAGACCAAAAGTAAAGTGGCCATAA
- the LOC138898009 gene encoding uncharacterized protein, with product MAGAITRSALGLLHNAKDEHRRDTNSLVYGTDAVIPVREPSLRYSHESGLRNDESRRQALEESEERRDMAYIRMVAQKQQEERYYNKKVKIGPLKVGDYVFKAKAQASKDPREVKLATNWDGPYKIMATANKGSLQLETTEGKLLPNN from the coding sequence ATGGCCGGAGCTATTACCAGAAGTGCTTTGGGCCTATTGCACAATGCCAAAGATGAGCACAGGAGAGACACCAACtctttagtctatgggactgatgcggTAATACCGGTCAGAGAGCCCAGCTTGCGATATTCCCATGAAAGCGGGCTGAGGAACGATGAAAGCAGAAGGCAAGCGCTCGAAGAATCCGAAGAACGGAGAGATATGGCCTATATAAGGATGGTCGCCCAAAAACAGCAGGAAGaacgctattataacaaaaaggtCAAGATCGGACCACTCAAAGTTGGGGACTACGTGTTCAAGGCTAAAGCACAAGCAAGTAAAGACCCACGGGAAGTCAAACTAGCGACGAATTGGGACGGCCCATACAAAATCATGGCAACAGCAAATAAAGGGTCACTTCAACTAGAAACAACGGAAGGAAAACtgctgccaaacaactag